A window of the Trichoderma asperellum chromosome 4, complete sequence genome harbors these coding sequences:
- a CDS encoding uncharacterized protein (TransMembrane:1 (o34-57i)) yields the protein MSASVSPPAHRQRDQHHNQPRPDQASSSGPSLPLLAAAPLLSSFTSFLTIAIHSLLYHRNLYPSASFLTARAFNLPVHQSRHPAVCAWINDAVSAISNQLNAGAVKRIVFVVHSASSSSNKVRERWVFDVERFPAWGLKNGVVAAATDSEAPTSHQQPEDEEDNDSEEGEDEEAAAEVQDALNWADIHEALRGALQRLAYAAQGAEKLPEGCTFTLALELRDEAEAPIGHPQPWIPSEPNLQPPTKQKPYQGESLKGTATKPVRSVRADPLFFECWMEQGSPEPEVVNSNSTGGIVTSTSSGSIPQS from the exons ATGTCAGCCTCGGTCTCGCCACCAGCCCATCGCCAGCGAGACCAACACCACAATCAGCCTCGTCCAGACCAAGCCTCTTCCTCAGGCCCttccctccctcttctcgcCGCAGCGCCCCTGCTCTCCTCCTTCACCTCATTcctcaccatcgccatccacTCGCTCCTCTACCACCGCAATCTCTACCCATCAGCATCCTTCCTCACCGCCCGCGCCTTCAATCTCCCCGTCCACCAATCCCGCCACCCCGCCGTCTGCGCCTGGATCAACGACGCCGTCTCCGCAATCTCAAACCAGCTCAACGCCGGCGCCGTCAAGcgcatcgtcttcgtcgtccacagcgccagcagcagcagcaataaagTCCGTGAGCGATGGGTCTTTGACGTGGAGCGCTTCCCAGCCTGGGGGCTCAAGAATGGAGTTGTCGCAGCTGCAACAGACTCGGAAGCACCGACTTCTCATCAACAAccagaagacgaagaagacaacGACTccgaagagggagaggacgAAGAAGCCGCTGCCGAGGTGCAAGATGCACTCAACTGGGCCGACATCCATGAGGCTCTCAGAGGAGCGCTGCAGAGACTTGCTTATGCGGCGCAGGGCGCTGAGAAGCTGCCAGAGGGATGCACATTCACACTTGCCCTGGAGTTGAGAGACGAGGCTGAAGCTCCCATAGGT CATCCCCAGCCATGGATCCCCTCAGAGCCCAACCTCCAGCCCCCAACCAAGCAGAAGCCGTACCAGGGCGAATCTCTCAAGGGCACTGCTACGAAGCCAGTCCGTTCTGTGAGAGCAGATCCTCTGTTCTTCGAGTGCTGGATGGAGCAAGGCTCGCCTGAGCCAGAAGTCGTAAACTCCAACAGTACTGGCGGGATCGTAACGAGTACCTCGTCTGGAAGCATTCCCCAATCATAG